The nucleotide window TAAAATTACACAAAGTAAAGATCCTGTTCATGGATTAAGCCAATTACCAGATTTTTTAAGTCCTTTTCCAGAAAACTTTAAATGGGATTTTACTTTATTCAAAGCATTAAGTAGAAAGTTTATAGAAAACACCTTGCTTTTTAATAAACGAAAAGACTATTGGTTTTTAGATGGTTTACACAACTATTTAATGTTAGAGTATATAGAGCAAACCTATCCTAAAACTAAACTTTTAGGACGTTATTCTGATTATTGGTTCTTAAAATCATTTAACTTATCTAAATTAGAATTTAATGATAAATATCCATTAATTTATCAATTTAGTTCTCGAAGATTCTTAGATCAGGCACTAACTACTTCTGCAGATTCATTATCTAATTTTAACAGAAAAATTGCAAACAGATATAAAGCTGGCTTGGCCTTTAAATATTTAAAAGGATATTTAGGAGACAGTTTATTAAACAATACCATCAAAGAATTTTATCAAGAAAACAGAAATACAATTGTTGCTAGCACCGATTTTGAAAAATTATTAAAATCCAAAACTGATAAAGACATCAATTGGTTTTTTGAAGATTTTATTCAGACAAATAAAAAGATAGATTACACTATTAAAGAAGTTAAAATTAAAGAGGATAGTGTTGCTGTATCCATAAAAAATAAAAGAAACATAACTACACCTGTTTTATTATATGGCTTAAATGATCGTGAAATTAAATATAAACAATGGGTAAATAATATTGATGATTTAGACACTATAAATATTCCAAAAGCTAATATTAATAAAGTTGCTTTGAATTATGAAAACTTTTATCCTGAATTAAACACCTTTGACAACTGGAAAAGTTTAGAGAATAAAATCTTTAATAAACCATTAAAAATGAGTCTTATTAAAGATGTTAATGACTCTTATTATAATCAAGTTTTTTATCAACCTAGTTTTGGCTATAATTTTTATAACGGAGTTATTTTTGGTGTAAAATTGCATAATAAAGCCTTAATAAAAAGAAATTTCGAATTTACATTTAAGCCTTCTTATGCTTTTAAAAGCAATAGCGTTATTGGTTCATTTTCTGGAGTTTACAATCAGTATTTCGAAAAAACTAAAATTTACAAAATAATGTATGGTATTTCTGGTGTAAATTTAGATTATGCACCTAATTTAAGCTACCAATCTCTACTACCTTTTGTAAATATAATCTTTAAAAGAAAAAGTTTACGAGACGCAACATCAGAATCAATTAGAGCAAAATTAGTACATATTGATAAAGAAATTCCAGAAGGACAAATTAGAACAAATGAAGATAACTATAGTGTTTTTAGCTTACGTTACAATTACATAAATCCAGATATTATTAAAGAATTTAGGTATGACTTTGGCCTAGAGCTTGCAGCAAAATTTTCTAAATTAACAGCAGATGTAAGATACAGAACATTGTCTAGTTCAGATTCACAATTAGATTTTAGATTATTTGTTGGTGCATTTTTAAAAAATAATTCTACTGGAGATTATTTTAGTTTTGGTTTAGATAGAGCAAATGATTACTTGTTTCAGCTTAATTATTTTGGACGATCTGAAGACTCAGGTATTTTTAGCCAGCAATTTATTATTGCAGAAGGTGGTTTTAAATCTGTTTTACCTGTAAGATTTGCCAACCAATACATGATGGCTTTTAACTCAAGTTTTGGTATTTGGAGATGGGTTGAATTTTATACAGATGTTGCTTTTCTTAAAAACAGAAATAATCCTTTATATTTTGGTTACAATAGTGGTGTTCGTTTAAACTTTATACATAACATTTTAGAGGTCTATTTTCCTGTATATTCTAACAATGGTTGGGAAATTGGCCAAGAAGCTTACCCTCAAAAAATAAGATTTACCTTATCTGCAGATGTAAATCAGATTTACAACTTCTTTAGAAGAGGATTCCTATAATAATAAACAAAACAGGTTTAATTGTATAATTCTCAACAAAACCTATATTTACCATATTATTTTTAACATATTCTTAACCAAATCAAATATTTTTAAATATCAACTAAAAAAACTATCTTTGCAATCGTAAAAAAACAAATACATATGTCAACTAAAACTGCTATACAGAGTTCTCAAGAAATTTCTTTCAGTGATTTTAAAAAAGAAGTATTGCAAGATTATAAAATTGCAAAAATTAGTAGAGAATGTAGTTTATTAGGAAGACGTGAAGTCCTTACAGGTAAAGCAAAGTTTGGTATTTTTGGTGATGGTAAAGAAGTACCACAATTAGCCATGGCTAAAGCTTTTCAAAAAGGAGATTTTAGATCTGGTTACTACAGAGATCAAACTTTTATGATGGCAATTGGAGAATTAACAGCTCAACAATTTTTCGCAGGTTTGTACGCTCATACAGATATTGAAGCAGATCCTATGTCTGCAGGTAGACAAATGGGTGGGCATTTTGCAACACATAGCTTACAAGAAGATGGTAACTGGAAAAACTTAACTCAACAATACAACTCTAGTTCAGATATTTCACCAACTGCAGGTCAAATGCCTCGTTTATTAGGCTTAGCACAAGCATCTAAAGTTTACAGAAACGAAAAAAGTGTAGCTCATAAAACTAATTTCTCTAACAAAGGTAATGAAGTTGCTTGGGGTACTATTGGTAATGCAAGCACAAGTGAAGGTTTATTTTTTGAAACTATAAATGCTGCTGGTGTATTACAGGTACCAATGGTTATGAATGTTTGGGATGATGAATATGGAATTTCTGTACACGCAAAACATCAAACTACAAAAGAAAGTATTTCTGAAATTTTAAAAGGATTTCAGAGAGATGAAAAAAATAAAGGTTATGAGATTTTTGTTGTAAATGGTTGGGATTATGTTCAGTTAATGGATGTTTATCAAAAAGCATCAAAAATAGCAAGAGAAGAGCATGTACCTGTTTTAATACACGTTAAAGAACTAACACAACCTCAAGGCCATTCAACTTCTGGGTCTCATGAAAGGTATAAAGGTCAAGATCGTTTAAAATGGGAGAAAGATCATGATTGTTTAACTAAAATGCGTGAATGGATTTTAGACTTTGAATTAGAAACAGAAACAGGAGAAGCATTACGTTTTGTTGAAGGTGAAGAAGAATTGATTCTACTAGAAAAAGAAGCAAAAAAAGAAGTAATAAATGCAAAAAGAAATGCTTGGAATGCATTTTTAAATGAAATAAAATCAGAGCTTTTAGAGGTTTCAGATATCTTAAAAAGAGTAGCTGAAAAAAGTGTTAATGAAAACTTTATCAATAAATATATTAACGATTTAAATGCAATAACAGAACCAACTAGAAAAGATGTATTATCTGTAGCTAGAAAATGTTTATGGTATGTTAGAGATGAAAATATTGCAGGTAAAATTGAATTACAAAACTTTATTAAAGATGCATTTACTCAAGCTCATGATAAATATTCATCTCATTTATTAAGTGAAACTAAAGAAAGTGCTTTAAATATTTTAGAAGAAGCACCAACCTATGCTCAAGAACAAAATCTTGTAGATGCAAGAATTGTTATGAGAGATAATTTTGATGCAATTTTAACCAAACATAAAGATGTTTTAATATTTGGTGAAGATGCAGGTTTTATTGGTGACGTAAATCAAGGGTTAGAAGGCTTACAAGAAAAATTTGGAGATATTAGAATATCTGATACTGGTATTAGAGAAGCTACAATTTTAGGTCAAGGAATTGGTTTAGCCATGAGAGGCTTAAGACCAATTGCAGAAATTCAGTATTTAGACTACCTATTATATGCTTTACAAATTATGAGTGATGATTTAGCTACTTTACGTTACAGAACGTATGGTAAGCAAAAAGCACCATTAATTATAAGAACCAGAGGTCACAGACTAGAAGGTATTTGGCATGCAGGTTCACCTATGGGAGCCATTATAAACAGCTTAAGAGGTATACATGTTTTAGTGCCAAGAAACATGACTAAAGCAGCAGGTTTTTACAATACTTTATTAGAAGGTGATGATCCTGCATTAGTTATTGAGTGTTTAAATGGTTATCGTTTAAAAGAAGAATTACCAACTAATTTAGGTGATTTTAAAACAAAAATTGGTGTTGTAGAAACAATCAAAGAAGGTAAAGATATTACTGTAGTTTCTTACGGTTCTACATTAAGAATTGTAGAAGAAGCAGCTAAAGACTTAGCACAAGTAGGTATAGATATCGAAATAATTGATGCTCAAAGTTTATTGCCTTTTGATTTAAATCACGATTGTGTAAAAAGCTTAGCCAAAACCAATAAACTATTAGTAGTAGATGAAGATGTGCCTGGAGGAGCTTCAGCTTATATTCTGCAAGAAATTTTAGAAACTCAAAATGGTTATCAATATCTAGATAGTAAGCCAACAACTTTATCTGCAAAAGCACATAGACCTGCTTATGGTACAGATGGTGATTATTTTTCTAAACCATCTGCAGAAGATATTTTTGAGAAAGTTTATGCTATTATGCATGAGTTTAATCCACAAAAATTTAAGAGTTTATATTAAAAACAAAAACTATAAAAAATCCCAATCAGAAATGATTGGGATTTTTTATTTTAACACATTCCATATCTCATTTCTTTATAGATTTTCTTAATTTAGAAGACTTAAATTCAAACTAAACTTACATGAGAAAACTACTACTCTTTTCTTTGATTTTGGCCTTTACTTTTCAAACTGAAGTTATCGCTCAAAAAAAGAAATCAAGAAAAAAGCAAACTGAACAAGTTGCTCCAAAACCTAAAAAAAGTAAGAAACCAAAATATTCAGATTTTGTAAAATCGAATACTAAAACAGATGATGGTTTATTCAAAGTTCATTTCACCAATAATAAATACATGTACGAAATTCCAAAGGCTCATTTTGGAAAAGAAATGTTATTGGTTACTAGAATTAAAGATATTCCTGCTGGTTTAGGAGGTGGTTATGTAAATGCTGGTTCTAAAATCAATACCCAAGTTGTTGTTTGGGAAAAGTTTCAAAATAAAATTTTACTTAAAGTAAAATCTTATAATGCCATAGCAAATGATTCTTTACCTATTTACAAGTCTGTAAAAGCAAACAACTTAGAACCAATTATTTATGCTTTCGATGTAAAAACAGAAAACGAAGATTCAACTTCAGTTTTGGTAGATGTTACTAAATTTTTCACTTCAGATATAAAAGCAATTTCAGCTTTACCTGCAAGATATAGACGAACCTATAAAGTAAGAAGATTAGACCCTTCTAGAAGTTTTATCAACTCAATAAAAAGTTATCCAAATAA belongs to Polaribacter dokdonensis and includes:
- a CDS encoding alpha-ketoacid dehydrogenase subunit alpha/beta: MSTKTAIQSSQEISFSDFKKEVLQDYKIAKISRECSLLGRREVLTGKAKFGIFGDGKEVPQLAMAKAFQKGDFRSGYYRDQTFMMAIGELTAQQFFAGLYAHTDIEADPMSAGRQMGGHFATHSLQEDGNWKNLTQQYNSSSDISPTAGQMPRLLGLAQASKVYRNEKSVAHKTNFSNKGNEVAWGTIGNASTSEGLFFETINAAGVLQVPMVMNVWDDEYGISVHAKHQTTKESISEILKGFQRDEKNKGYEIFVVNGWDYVQLMDVYQKASKIAREEHVPVLIHVKELTQPQGHSTSGSHERYKGQDRLKWEKDHDCLTKMREWILDFELETETGEALRFVEGEEELILLEKEAKKEVINAKRNAWNAFLNEIKSELLEVSDILKRVAEKSVNENFINKYINDLNAITEPTRKDVLSVARKCLWYVRDENIAGKIELQNFIKDAFTQAHDKYSSHLLSETKESALNILEEAPTYAQEQNLVDARIVMRDNFDAILTKHKDVLIFGEDAGFIGDVNQGLEGLQEKFGDIRISDTGIREATILGQGIGLAMRGLRPIAEIQYLDYLLYALQIMSDDLATLRYRTYGKQKAPLIIRTRGHRLEGIWHAGSPMGAIINSLRGIHVLVPRNMTKAAGFYNTLLEGDDPALVIECLNGYRLKEELPTNLGDFKTKIGVVETIKEGKDITVVSYGSTLRIVEEAAKDLAQVGIDIEIIDAQSLLPFDLNHDCVKSLAKTNKLLVVDEDVPGGASAYILQEILETQNGYQYLDSKPTTLSAKAHRPAYGTDGDYFSKPSAEDIFEKVYAIMHEFNPQKFKSLY
- a CDS encoding aminopeptidase, producing the protein MKHFFNLLFSILFCAICFSQQNAIKIKASLNPLENELLVQQEILFYNSSDSILENIYLHNWANSFRDRKTPLSKRFIKDYNKNLYFAPAYKLGYTKIKNLTVDFENIFFKEVEDRADILKIELYKPLKQNETAKINITYTIKIPSAEFTGYGKTENGFHLRFWYITPAVYHQGWKLMSNLNIDDLYEKATDFDIEVNIPKDYVLESTLYQYKTKKESKDNYYLIGKSKTDVILSINKKKIYSIYKTNNINVYTDINDDDITNKVSTEILNKQLNFIEKFLGKYPYKEIYIDKITQSKDPVHGLSQLPDFLSPFPENFKWDFTLFKALSRKFIENTLLFNKRKDYWFLDGLHNYLMLEYIEQTYPKTKLLGRYSDYWFLKSFNLSKLEFNDKYPLIYQFSSRRFLDQALTTSADSLSNFNRKIANRYKAGLAFKYLKGYLGDSLLNNTIKEFYQENRNTIVASTDFEKLLKSKTDKDINWFFEDFIQTNKKIDYTIKEVKIKEDSVAVSIKNKRNITTPVLLYGLNDREIKYKQWVNNIDDLDTINIPKANINKVALNYENFYPELNTFDNWKSLENKIFNKPLKMSLIKDVNDSYYNQVFYQPSFGYNFYNGVIFGVKLHNKALIKRNFEFTFKPSYAFKSNSVIGSFSGVYNQYFEKTKIYKIMYGISGVNLDYAPNLSYQSLLPFVNIIFKRKSLRDATSESIRAKLVHIDKEIPEGQIRTNEDNYSVFSLRYNYINPDIIKEFRYDFGLELAAKFSKLTADVRYRTLSSSDSQLDFRLFVGAFLKNNSTGDYFSFGLDRANDYLFQLNYFGRSEDSGIFSQQFIIAEGGFKSVLPVRFANQYMMAFNSSFGIWRWVEFYTDVAFLKNRNNPLYFGYNSGVRLNFIHNILEVYFPVYSNNGWEIGQEAYPQKIRFTLSADVNQIYNFFRRGFL